In Calliopsis andreniformis isolate RMS-2024a chromosome 6, iyCalAndr_principal, whole genome shotgun sequence, a single genomic region encodes these proteins:
- the Obp1 gene encoding odorant binding protein 1, with amino-acid sequence MVGKDSLLFLALVCSQAILVYALPDWVPPEILDMVQDDKQRCMAEHGTTQAQIDDVDKGNIVNDKSISCYMYCLLEAFSLVDDEANLETDMLMGLLPDNLQDTAEDILGKCTPTSGSDNCDKIFNLAKCVQSAAPELWFIV; translated from the exons ATGGTTGGCAAAGACAGCCTGTTGTTCCTAGCGCTGGTATGCTCACAAGCGATCCTCGTCTACGCCTTG CCGGATTGGGTGCCTCCAGAAATTCTTGATATGGTACAAGACGATAAACAGAGGTGCATGGCCGAGCACGGGACTACGCAAG CGCAGATCGACGACGTGGACAAGGGCAACATAGTGAACGACAAATCTATATCGTGTTACATGTATTGCCTCCTCGAAGCATTCAGTTTG GTTGACGACGAAGCAAACCTAGAGACCGACATGCTGATGGGTCTCCTTCCGGACAATTTGCAAGACACAGCGGAGGACATTTTGGGCAAATGCACTCCTACAT CGGGCTCCGATAACTGCGACAAGATATTCAACCTCGCCAAATGCGTTCAGAGTGCAGCACCAGAG TTGTGGTTCATCGTCTAA
- the LOC143181024 gene encoding mucosa-associated lymphoid tissue lymphoma translocation protein 1 isoform X2 yields the protein MTRYNEDTYIEYLPINTYKELVNALNKDAAWITLANHVATQLEYPSTPWIQSLKESNGTHGSPGQKLLFELNIKMCTVEILRTLLNDCGLLNVQSIISDPEPLTIITHPTEDIQTDTMKISFGQHLRLYCKAVGMPPPNYTWYQDDRQLQNYISNELDIIITTASQAGEYKCKVSQTKNDGTLVSVLTSRSVIVQIFPLPVTIEEQPQSMLEVKDGESFTIYCKANSYPEPQYQWFHNNTRLEGQTSNILHIKKFRSKHEGKYYCYVYNNISEAYTQRTHVMMDLPRMKAVAKIALIIANEEYEHHECLLTPKNDAARIGNLLKEIGFEVICLLNLTITQMKNAIKVFSKALVEGVYGLFYFAGHGFKMQESYMLATDAPETYLRKDAICESELLVAFLENDPELLIIILDMCQSLPSKEFNPDIYNEVPTVNEYKSKKNLRNLIQAYSTSSHRPSYEKVNSKYGLYMTHLSKYINKDIPVTKLFEEVGKSIDSCFKGKERNQIPMYALSITKPFRLTDAVYIKNSPNPDSYLNELMLFSTKMLDITFKQVNMCTKVTLSLFLEPYLNLIKIKLPDLRNFEVNFFNSVPKKPNNLYQDQSNKECWIHNPQVNEGPLIISLSKNGTPIGATVLHIKNYIPPLLKLINS from the exons ATGACACGATATAATGAAGATACGTATATCGAATACTTACCAATAAATACGTACAAAGAATTAGTGAATGCATTGAATAAAGATGCAGCTTGGATTACATTAGCAAATCATGTAGCTACACAACTCGAATATCCAAG TACTCCATGGATACAGTCTTTAAAAGAAAGCAATGGGACACATGGCTCTCCAGGGCAAAAGCTACTGTttgaattaaatattaaaatgtgtACTGTAGAAATTTTACGTACTCTATTGAATGACTGTGGGCTTCTTAATGTTCAGTCTATTATCTCTGATCCAG AACCTCTGACTATTATTACACATCCAACAGAAGACATCCAAACTGatacaatgaaaatatcatTTGGTCAACATCTTCGATTATATTGCAAAGCTGTTGGAATGCCACCCCCTAATTACACATGGTACCAGGATGATAGGCAGTTACAAAATTATATCTCTAATGAGCTCGATATTATTATTACCAC TGCATCTCAAGCAGGAGAATATAAATGTAAGGTGTCGCAAACTAAGAATGATGGGACTCTTGTATCTGTTTTGACTTCAAGATCTGTAATTGTACAAATCTTTCCCTTACCTGTTACAATAGAAGAACAGCCACAATCAATGTTAGAAGTTAAAGATGGTGAAAGTTTCACAATATACTGTAAAGCAAATAGTTATCCTGAACCTCAGTATCAGTGGTTTCATAATAATACCAGATTGGAGGGACAAACATCAAATATATTGCAT aTTAAAAAATTTCGCTCAAAACATGAGGGAAAATATTATtgttacgtttataataatattaGCGAAGCTTACACTCAAAGAACACATGTAATG ATGGATCTTCCACGAATGAAAGCAGTTGCAAAAATAGCTTTAATTATAGCAAATGAAGAATATGAACATCATGAATGTCTTTTAACACCCAAAAATGATGCTGCACGTATTGGTAATCTTCTTAAAGAAATAGGCTTTGAGGTAATTTGTCTTTTAAATTTGACAATTACCCAAATgaaaaatgcaatcaaagtatTTAGTAAAGCCTTAGTGGAAGGTGTATATG GTTTATTCTACTTTGCTGGTCATGGTTTCAAAATGCAAGAAAGTTACATGCTTGCAACAGATGCACCAGAAACGTATTTAAGAAAAGATGCAATATGTGAAAGTGAACTTTTAGTTGCATTCCTGGAAAATGATCCAGagctattaattattattttagacATGTGTCAATCTTTACCTTCaaa aGAATTTAATCCTGACATTTACAATGAAGTACCAACTGTGAATGAATACAAAAGTAAGAAAAATCTTCGAAATTTAATTCAAGCATATTCTACGTCCAGTCACCGACCTAGTTATGAAAAAGTCAATAGTAAATATGGTTTATATATGACACACCTTAGTAAATATATTAATAAGGACATACCAGTCACAAAACTCTTTGAAGAAGTAGGAAAGT CCATTGATAGTTGCTTCAAAGGCAAGGAACGTAATCAGATTCCAATGTATGCTTTATCTATTACAAAACCATTTCGTCTTACTGATGCTGTTTATATaa AAAATTCTCCAAATCCAGATAGTTATTTAAATGAATTAATGTTATTTTCAACTAAAATGTTAGATATAACATTTAAACAAGTAAATATGTGCACCAAAGTTACTTTATCATTGTTTTTGGAACcttatttaaatttaatcaAAATCAAGTTACCTGATTTACGAAACTTCGAAGTCAACTTTTTTAATTCTGTTCCAAAGAAGCCCAATAACTTGTATCAAGATCAATCTAATAAGGAATGTtggattcataatcctcaagtcAATGAG GGACCACTTATTATTTCCTTGTCTAAGAATGGAACTCCTATTGGTGCAACAGTATTACATATAAAGAATTACATACCTCCTTTATTAAAACTTATAAACTCTTAA
- the LOC143181029 gene encoding m-AAA protease-interacting protein 1, mitochondrial has product MLALIFRKYILRAPIRRFSTAIINNRDPVKRNAIYYWTDTKCNKCVNHVTIYKRFNSTSKEADHLPPLMGSDNISQFSFIYCFGWIWTIPYILIAVDPDFRPFEHLTGAKHAMIIISDALAAQNYEALEGLVAEKTLEILKKNVSSLTESQRTLIAMSKGLLIKTVPTSIDIESKNTDNDNETIIAISYIADYISGTSFDNTKPLAELFLPDQENSFVRCTYKFERKYKNGKGDSWIATVVNHYTL; this is encoded by the exons ATGTTAGctttaatatttagaaaatatattCTTCGTGCACCAATTAGACGATTCTCAACtgctattataaataatagagaTCCAGTTAAAAGGAATGCGATATATTATTGGACAGACACGAAGTGTAATAAATGTGTAAATCATGTTACGATATACAAACGGTTCAATTCAACATCTAAAGAAGCAGATCATTTACCACCATTGATGGGTTCTGATAATATTTCCCAATTTTCGTTTATATATTGTTTTGGTTGGATATGGACTATTCCTTATATTCTAATTGCTGTTGACCCCGACTTTAGACCGTTCGAGCATTTGACGGGAGCCAAACAT GCAATGATAATAATATCTGATGCGTTAGCTGCCCAAAATTATGAAGCTCTTGAAGGTCTTGTAGCAGAGAAAACTttggaaatattaaaaaaaaatgttagtTCCTTAACAGAATCACAACGTACATTAATTGCCATGAGTAAGGGACTTCTGATAAAAACTGTACCTACTTCTATAGACATTGAAAGCAAAAATACAG ATAATGATAATGAAACAATAATTGCAATATCGTATATTGCTGATTACATCAGTGGAACATCATTTGATAATACAAAGCCACTTGCAGAATTATTTCTACCAGACCAAGAAAACTCATTCGTTAGATGCACTTACAAATTTGAAAGAAAGTATAAAAATGGCAAAGGAGATTCATGGATAGCAACAGTGGTGAATCATTACACACTGTGA
- the LOC143181024 gene encoding mucosa-associated lymphoid tissue lymphoma translocation protein 1 isoform X3, which translates to MIGSYKIISLMSSILLLPPGEYKCKVSQTKNDGTLVSVLTSRSVIVQIFPLPVTIEEQPQSMLEVKDGESFTIYCKANSYPEPQYQWFHNNTRLEGQTSNILHIKKFRSKHEGKYYCYVYNNISEAYTQRTHVMMDLPRMKAVAKIALIIANEEYEHHECLLTPKNDAARIGNLLKEIGFEVICLLNLTITQMKNAIKVFSKALVEGVYGLFYFAGHGFKMQESYMLATDAPETYLRKDAICESELLVAFLENDPELLIIILDMCQSLPSKEFNPDIYNEVPTVNEYKSKKNLRNLIQAYSTSSHRPSYEKVNSKYGLYMTHLSKYINKDIPVTKLFEEVGKCKLLILCTLYINILYFHDFIHTTIVFIFAAIDSCFKGKERNQIPMYALSITKPFRLTDAVYIKNSPNPDSYLNELMLFSTKMLDITFKQVNMCTKVTLSLFLEPYLNLIKIKLPDLRNFEVNFFNSVPKKPNNLYQDQSNKECWIHNPQVNEGPLIISLSKNGTPIGATVLHIKNYIPPLLKLINS; encoded by the exons ATGATAGGCAGTTACAAAATTATATCTCTAATGAGCTCGATATTATTATTACCAC CAGGAGAATATAAATGTAAGGTGTCGCAAACTAAGAATGATGGGACTCTTGTATCTGTTTTGACTTCAAGATCTGTAATTGTACAAATCTTTCCCTTACCTGTTACAATAGAAGAACAGCCACAATCAATGTTAGAAGTTAAAGATGGTGAAAGTTTCACAATATACTGTAAAGCAAATAGTTATCCTGAACCTCAGTATCAGTGGTTTCATAATAATACCAGATTGGAGGGACAAACATCAAATATATTGCAT aTTAAAAAATTTCGCTCAAAACATGAGGGAAAATATTATtgttacgtttataataatattaGCGAAGCTTACACTCAAAGAACACATGTAATG ATGGATCTTCCACGAATGAAAGCAGTTGCAAAAATAGCTTTAATTATAGCAAATGAAGAATATGAACATCATGAATGTCTTTTAACACCCAAAAATGATGCTGCACGTATTGGTAATCTTCTTAAAGAAATAGGCTTTGAGGTAATTTGTCTTTTAAATTTGACAATTACCCAAATgaaaaatgcaatcaaagtatTTAGTAAAGCCTTAGTGGAAGGTGTATATG GTTTATTCTACTTTGCTGGTCATGGTTTCAAAATGCAAGAAAGTTACATGCTTGCAACAGATGCACCAGAAACGTATTTAAGAAAAGATGCAATATGTGAAAGTGAACTTTTAGTTGCATTCCTGGAAAATGATCCAGagctattaattattattttagacATGTGTCAATCTTTACCTTCaaa aGAATTTAATCCTGACATTTACAATGAAGTACCAACTGTGAATGAATACAAAAGTAAGAAAAATCTTCGAAATTTAATTCAAGCATATTCTACGTCCAGTCACCGACCTAGTTATGAAAAAGTCAATAGTAAATATGGTTTATATATGACACACCTTAGTAAATATATTAATAAGGACATACCAGTCACAAAACTCTTTGAAGAAGTAGGAAAGTGTAAGTTGCTGATATTGTGTACCTTATATATAAACATACTCTATTTTCATGATTTCATACATACAACAATTGTATTCATATTTGCAGCCATTGATAGTTGCTTCAAAGGCAAGGAACGTAATCAGATTCCAATGTATGCTTTATCTATTACAAAACCATTTCGTCTTACTGATGCTGTTTATATaa AAAATTCTCCAAATCCAGATAGTTATTTAAATGAATTAATGTTATTTTCAACTAAAATGTTAGATATAACATTTAAACAAGTAAATATGTGCACCAAAGTTACTTTATCATTGTTTTTGGAACcttatttaaatttaatcaAAATCAAGTTACCTGATTTACGAAACTTCGAAGTCAACTTTTTTAATTCTGTTCCAAAGAAGCCCAATAACTTGTATCAAGATCAATCTAATAAGGAATGTtggattcataatcctcaagtcAATGAG GGACCACTTATTATTTCCTTGTCTAAGAATGGAACTCCTATTGGTGCAACAGTATTACATATAAAGAATTACATACCTCCTTTATTAAAACTTATAAACTCTTAA
- the LOC143181024 gene encoding mucosa-associated lymphoid tissue lymphoma translocation protein 1 isoform X4: MIGSYKIISLMSSILLLPREYKCKVSQTKNDGTLVSVLTSRSVIVQIFPLPVTIEEQPQSMLEVKDGESFTIYCKANSYPEPQYQWFHNNTRLEGQTSNILHIKKFRSKHEGKYYCYVYNNISEAYTQRTHVMMDLPRMKAVAKIALIIANEEYEHHECLLTPKNDAARIGNLLKEIGFEVICLLNLTITQMKNAIKVFSKALVEGVYGLFYFAGHGFKMQESYMLATDAPETYLRKDAICESELLVAFLENDPELLIIILDMCQSLPSKEFNPDIYNEVPTVNEYKSKKNLRNLIQAYSTSSHRPSYEKVNSKYGLYMTHLSKYINKDIPVTKLFEEVGKCKLLILCTLYINILYFHDFIHTTIVFIFAAIDSCFKGKERNQIPMYALSITKPFRLTDAVYIKNSPNPDSYLNELMLFSTKMLDITFKQVNMCTKVTLSLFLEPYLNLIKIKLPDLRNFEVNFFNSVPKKPNNLYQDQSNKECWIHNPQVNEGPLIISLSKNGTPIGATVLHIKNYIPPLLKLINS, translated from the exons ATGATAGGCAGTTACAAAATTATATCTCTAATGAGCTCGATATTATTATTACCAC GAGAATATAAATGTAAGGTGTCGCAAACTAAGAATGATGGGACTCTTGTATCTGTTTTGACTTCAAGATCTGTAATTGTACAAATCTTTCCCTTACCTGTTACAATAGAAGAACAGCCACAATCAATGTTAGAAGTTAAAGATGGTGAAAGTTTCACAATATACTGTAAAGCAAATAGTTATCCTGAACCTCAGTATCAGTGGTTTCATAATAATACCAGATTGGAGGGACAAACATCAAATATATTGCAT aTTAAAAAATTTCGCTCAAAACATGAGGGAAAATATTATtgttacgtttataataatattaGCGAAGCTTACACTCAAAGAACACATGTAATG ATGGATCTTCCACGAATGAAAGCAGTTGCAAAAATAGCTTTAATTATAGCAAATGAAGAATATGAACATCATGAATGTCTTTTAACACCCAAAAATGATGCTGCACGTATTGGTAATCTTCTTAAAGAAATAGGCTTTGAGGTAATTTGTCTTTTAAATTTGACAATTACCCAAATgaaaaatgcaatcaaagtatTTAGTAAAGCCTTAGTGGAAGGTGTATATG GTTTATTCTACTTTGCTGGTCATGGTTTCAAAATGCAAGAAAGTTACATGCTTGCAACAGATGCACCAGAAACGTATTTAAGAAAAGATGCAATATGTGAAAGTGAACTTTTAGTTGCATTCCTGGAAAATGATCCAGagctattaattattattttagacATGTGTCAATCTTTACCTTCaaa aGAATTTAATCCTGACATTTACAATGAAGTACCAACTGTGAATGAATACAAAAGTAAGAAAAATCTTCGAAATTTAATTCAAGCATATTCTACGTCCAGTCACCGACCTAGTTATGAAAAAGTCAATAGTAAATATGGTTTATATATGACACACCTTAGTAAATATATTAATAAGGACATACCAGTCACAAAACTCTTTGAAGAAGTAGGAAAGTGTAAGTTGCTGATATTGTGTACCTTATATATAAACATACTCTATTTTCATGATTTCATACATACAACAATTGTATTCATATTTGCAGCCATTGATAGTTGCTTCAAAGGCAAGGAACGTAATCAGATTCCAATGTATGCTTTATCTATTACAAAACCATTTCGTCTTACTGATGCTGTTTATATaa AAAATTCTCCAAATCCAGATAGTTATTTAAATGAATTAATGTTATTTTCAACTAAAATGTTAGATATAACATTTAAACAAGTAAATATGTGCACCAAAGTTACTTTATCATTGTTTTTGGAACcttatttaaatttaatcaAAATCAAGTTACCTGATTTACGAAACTTCGAAGTCAACTTTTTTAATTCTGTTCCAAAGAAGCCCAATAACTTGTATCAAGATCAATCTAATAAGGAATGTtggattcataatcctcaagtcAATGAG GGACCACTTATTATTTCCTTGTCTAAGAATGGAACTCCTATTGGTGCAACAGTATTACATATAAAGAATTACATACCTCCTTTATTAAAACTTATAAACTCTTAA
- the LOC143181024 gene encoding mucosa-associated lymphoid tissue lymphoma translocation protein 1 isoform X1, with translation MTRYNEDTYIEYLPINTYKELVNALNKDAAWITLANHVATQLEYPSTPWIQSLKESNGTHGSPGQKLLFELNIKMCTVEILRTLLNDCGLLNVQSIISDPEPLTIITHPTEDIQTDTMKISFGQHLRLYCKAVGMPPPNYTWYQDDRQLQNYISNELDIIITTASQAGEYKCKVSQTKNDGTLVSVLTSRSVIVQIFPLPVTIEEQPQSMLEVKDGESFTIYCKANSYPEPQYQWFHNNTRLEGQTSNILHIKKFRSKHEGKYYCYVYNNISEAYTQRTHVMMDLPRMKAVAKIALIIANEEYEHHECLLTPKNDAARIGNLLKEIGFEVICLLNLTITQMKNAIKVFSKALVEGVYGLFYFAGHGFKMQESYMLATDAPETYLRKDAICESELLVAFLENDPELLIIILDMCQSLPSKEFNPDIYNEVPTVNEYKSKKNLRNLIQAYSTSSHRPSYEKVNSKYGLYMTHLSKYINKDIPVTKLFEEVGKCKLLILCTLYINILYFHDFIHTTIVFIFAAIDSCFKGKERNQIPMYALSITKPFRLTDAVYIKNSPNPDSYLNELMLFSTKMLDITFKQVNMCTKVTLSLFLEPYLNLIKIKLPDLRNFEVNFFNSVPKKPNNLYQDQSNKECWIHNPQVNEGPLIISLSKNGTPIGATVLHIKNYIPPLLKLINS, from the exons ATGACACGATATAATGAAGATACGTATATCGAATACTTACCAATAAATACGTACAAAGAATTAGTGAATGCATTGAATAAAGATGCAGCTTGGATTACATTAGCAAATCATGTAGCTACACAACTCGAATATCCAAG TACTCCATGGATACAGTCTTTAAAAGAAAGCAATGGGACACATGGCTCTCCAGGGCAAAAGCTACTGTttgaattaaatattaaaatgtgtACTGTAGAAATTTTACGTACTCTATTGAATGACTGTGGGCTTCTTAATGTTCAGTCTATTATCTCTGATCCAG AACCTCTGACTATTATTACACATCCAACAGAAGACATCCAAACTGatacaatgaaaatatcatTTGGTCAACATCTTCGATTATATTGCAAAGCTGTTGGAATGCCACCCCCTAATTACACATGGTACCAGGATGATAGGCAGTTACAAAATTATATCTCTAATGAGCTCGATATTATTATTACCAC TGCATCTCAAGCAGGAGAATATAAATGTAAGGTGTCGCAAACTAAGAATGATGGGACTCTTGTATCTGTTTTGACTTCAAGATCTGTAATTGTACAAATCTTTCCCTTACCTGTTACAATAGAAGAACAGCCACAATCAATGTTAGAAGTTAAAGATGGTGAAAGTTTCACAATATACTGTAAAGCAAATAGTTATCCTGAACCTCAGTATCAGTGGTTTCATAATAATACCAGATTGGAGGGACAAACATCAAATATATTGCAT aTTAAAAAATTTCGCTCAAAACATGAGGGAAAATATTATtgttacgtttataataatattaGCGAAGCTTACACTCAAAGAACACATGTAATG ATGGATCTTCCACGAATGAAAGCAGTTGCAAAAATAGCTTTAATTATAGCAAATGAAGAATATGAACATCATGAATGTCTTTTAACACCCAAAAATGATGCTGCACGTATTGGTAATCTTCTTAAAGAAATAGGCTTTGAGGTAATTTGTCTTTTAAATTTGACAATTACCCAAATgaaaaatgcaatcaaagtatTTAGTAAAGCCTTAGTGGAAGGTGTATATG GTTTATTCTACTTTGCTGGTCATGGTTTCAAAATGCAAGAAAGTTACATGCTTGCAACAGATGCACCAGAAACGTATTTAAGAAAAGATGCAATATGTGAAAGTGAACTTTTAGTTGCATTCCTGGAAAATGATCCAGagctattaattattattttagacATGTGTCAATCTTTACCTTCaaa aGAATTTAATCCTGACATTTACAATGAAGTACCAACTGTGAATGAATACAAAAGTAAGAAAAATCTTCGAAATTTAATTCAAGCATATTCTACGTCCAGTCACCGACCTAGTTATGAAAAAGTCAATAGTAAATATGGTTTATATATGACACACCTTAGTAAATATATTAATAAGGACATACCAGTCACAAAACTCTTTGAAGAAGTAGGAAAGTGTAAGTTGCTGATATTGTGTACCTTATATATAAACATACTCTATTTTCATGATTTCATACATACAACAATTGTATTCATATTTGCAGCCATTGATAGTTGCTTCAAAGGCAAGGAACGTAATCAGATTCCAATGTATGCTTTATCTATTACAAAACCATTTCGTCTTACTGATGCTGTTTATATaa AAAATTCTCCAAATCCAGATAGTTATTTAAATGAATTAATGTTATTTTCAACTAAAATGTTAGATATAACATTTAAACAAGTAAATATGTGCACCAAAGTTACTTTATCATTGTTTTTGGAACcttatttaaatttaatcaAAATCAAGTTACCTGATTTACGAAACTTCGAAGTCAACTTTTTTAATTCTGTTCCAAAGAAGCCCAATAACTTGTATCAAGATCAATCTAATAAGGAATGTtggattcataatcctcaagtcAATGAG GGACCACTTATTATTTCCTTGTCTAAGAATGGAACTCCTATTGGTGCAACAGTATTACATATAAAGAATTACATACCTCCTTTATTAAAACTTATAAACTCTTAA
- the Mrpl24 gene encoding mitochondrial ribosomal protein L24 yields MRLTTTLLARIGDWSKKYSNLPDRYINRVTEQIYWRTPRGKPQYLPRTIQRKNLYFSIYRPWTHQYQMQNRPRVTHKYVHVEPIAEWSFFRGDRVEVLVGSDKGKQGIVYDIIQERNWIIVEGLNTKLECIGKNKNFPGVYRRVEKPLLVTTQVQLVDPLDLKGTPIEWRYTEEGERVRVSCRTGRIIPIPASSEETIDYKAPELYKEQPKDTTEDDVKEVTFEAKLKTFEMDIMDQMGIKEDRIPKKYYWY; encoded by the exons ATGAGGTTGACAACTACTTTACTCGCAAGAATAGGCGACTGGtccaaaaaatattcaaatttgccgGATCGATACATAAACCGTGTTACAGAACAA ATTTATTGGAGAACACCTCGTGGAAAACCGCAATATCTTCCCCGCACGATACAACGCAAAAAtctttatttttctatttaccGACCATGGACACACCAGtatcaaatgcaaaatagacCTAGGGTGACTCATAAATATGTTCATGTTGAACCTATTGCAGAGTGGAGTTTCTTTCGGGGAGATCGT GTAGAAGTATTAGTTGGTTCTGATAAAGGCAAGCAAGGAATAGTATATGATATCATACAAGAAAGAAACTGGATTATTGTTGAAGGACTTAACACAAAATTAGAATGTATAGGGAAGAATAAAAACTTCCCAGGTGTTTATCGCAGAGTAGAAAAGCCACTATTAGTTACTACACAAGTTCAATTAGTGGATCCTCTTGATTT AAAGGGTACACCCATAGAATGGCGATATACAGAGGAAGGTGAACGTGTGAGAGTCTCCTGTAGAACTGGTAGAATAATTCCTATTCCAGCATCCAGTGAAGAAACAATAGATTATAAAGCTCCTGAACTGTACAAAGAACAGCCTAAAGATACTACTGAGGATGATGTAAAAGAGGTAACATTTGAG GCAAAGTTAAAAACATTTGAAATGGACATCATGGATCAAATGGGTATCAAAGAGGATCGCATACCAAAGAAATATTATTGGTATTAA